A genomic stretch from Desulfotignum balticum DSM 7044 includes:
- a CDS encoding GntR family transcriptional regulator, with the protein MKPNMFNILRDRILYMEYQPGQILNENVLAQEFEVSRSPVRNVLNRLEWEQLVRIIPRTGSMVTEIEFNKIMHVFQVRFECEVLEIQLAANQLNDSHRIVLKTIKERCAALFDNKDRKALVAVDTDLRNMIHEAAGNPVLKEISDRLYAQTFRLWYGAMDKGDWNEEVSSMVEEIRKLSDLIPGRDTKAMGAFRRKVLTDHFDRMRRKFFTH; encoded by the coding sequence ATGAAACCAAACATGTTTAATATCCTGCGGGATCGAATTCTGTACATGGAATATCAACCCGGTCAGATTCTCAACGAAAACGTGCTGGCACAGGAGTTTGAGGTCAGCCGGTCACCGGTCCGAAATGTGCTCAACCGTCTGGAATGGGAACAGCTGGTCCGGATTATTCCTCGAACCGGCAGCATGGTGACGGAAATCGAATTCAACAAAATCATGCATGTGTTCCAGGTGCGGTTTGAATGCGAAGTCCTGGAAATCCAGCTGGCTGCGAATCAACTCAACGATTCGCATCGGATCGTACTCAAGACGATTAAAGAGCGATGTGCGGCCCTGTTTGACAACAAAGATCGGAAAGCGTTGGTTGCTGTGGACACCGACCTTCGAAACATGATTCATGAGGCTGCAGGCAATCCGGTGTTAAAAGAAATTTCCGATCGGCTTTATGCCCAGACATTCCGGTTGTGGTATGGTGCCATGGACAAAGGGGACTGGAATGAAGAGGTCTCCAGTATGGTGGAAGAGATCCGGAAGCTGTCCGACCTGATTCCCGGACGGGACACAAAAGCCATGGGAGCGTTTCGAAGAAAAGTGCTGACCGATCACTTTGACCGGATGCGCAGAAAGTTTTTCACCCATTGA
- a CDS encoding 6-phosphofructokinase yields the protein MTFEDAIEPLLDHPVTRQMTLDTNSETKERQTFEPRRIAVLDTGLTEMTDQPQYRFADNSEARRMLPGIIDNCVQKVAARPDMSIQEKTAFCKPRRIGVVFSGGPAPGGHTVIAGLYDAMKTNHPDSCLYGFVLGPDGLLESSCVEITEKMVDAHRHMGGFSMIRTGRTKIDTSEKMDQALKTCQSLNLEGIVIIGGDDSNTNAAFLAQHFKSAGIHVVGVPKTIDGDIQVKSDDGTCLLAVPFGFHSAARSFAQNISHLASDAASDVKYWHVCKVMGRVASHLTLEAALQTHANLAFIGEELAAYTDEERLKKAQETGETDFTAFGITLRHLSRVICDAIVRRAAFGKNYGIMIIPEGILEFINEIQIFIIKLNKIIADFNTIHDLDFHRTFPTLNEKLDYLRRISQGMMDSHPFPIWNVRDDELFNQLPDFFQAGLLVERDFHGNFQFSQVRTEKIIMDMVKEYLGALKEQGRYKIGISQSYYQSFMRSRNLDPDRYAPALFNDPNSVYLLVKPGIMSLKTLKQALVTAGLLEPDQEIPGPVKEIFRRSEPDFKIQTHFYGYDGRGCDPTAFDCHYTYNLGMTAFHLMAHGKTGQMAAIKNLEQPFENWEPIGIPIARLMHLEERKGRLELVMEKSLVDLSSNAFRVFKGMREKWLAAKPGADHFRKPGPVRCDSRSAEDRPITLTLNAIDMRTKKRSNDQNP from the coding sequence ATGACCTTTGAGGATGCCATTGAACCACTGCTCGATCATCCGGTAACCCGGCAGATGACGTTGGATACAAATTCGGAAACCAAAGAACGACAGACGTTTGAGCCCAGACGGATTGCTGTTTTAGACACCGGTCTTACAGAAATGACAGACCAGCCTCAATACCGGTTTGCCGATAATTCTGAAGCCCGGCGAATGCTGCCCGGCATTATTGATAATTGTGTTCAAAAAGTGGCTGCCCGGCCGGACATGTCGATACAGGAAAAAACGGCATTCTGCAAACCCCGGCGGATTGGTGTGGTGTTTTCCGGAGGACCGGCACCCGGGGGGCACACCGTGATTGCCGGGTTGTATGATGCCATGAAAACCAATCATCCGGATTCCTGTTTATACGGGTTTGTGCTGGGACCCGACGGTCTGCTGGAATCCAGTTGTGTGGAAATCACTGAAAAAATGGTGGATGCGCACCGGCATATGGGCGGGTTTTCCATGATCCGGACCGGACGGACCAAAATCGATACGTCTGAAAAAATGGATCAGGCCTTAAAAACCTGTCAATCCCTGAACCTGGAGGGGATCGTGATCATCGGCGGGGATGATTCCAACACCAATGCCGCATTTTTAGCCCAGCATTTCAAGTCTGCCGGCATTCATGTGGTCGGGGTCCCCAAAACTATTGACGGGGACATTCAGGTGAAAAGCGATGACGGTACCTGCCTTTTGGCGGTTCCGTTCGGGTTTCATTCCGCCGCCAGATCTTTTGCCCAGAATATCAGTCATCTGGCATCGGATGCCGCATCAGATGTGAAATACTGGCATGTGTGCAAGGTCATGGGCCGGGTGGCCAGCCACCTGACCCTGGAGGCGGCGTTGCAGACCCATGCCAATCTGGCGTTCATCGGCGAAGAACTGGCTGCGTACACGGATGAAGAACGCCTTAAAAAAGCGCAGGAGACCGGGGAAACGGATTTTACCGCCTTCGGGATCACGCTGCGCCATCTGTCCCGGGTGATCTGTGATGCCATTGTCCGGCGTGCGGCATTTGGTAAAAATTACGGGATCATGATCATTCCGGAAGGGATTCTGGAATTTATCAATGAGATCCAGATATTCATCATCAAGCTCAACAAAATTATCGCGGATTTCAACACCATTCATGATCTGGATTTTCATCGAACCTTTCCGACGTTGAATGAAAAACTGGATTATCTGCGCCGCATCAGCCAGGGGATGATGGACAGCCATCCATTCCCCATCTGGAACGTAAGAGATGATGAGCTGTTCAATCAACTGCCGGATTTTTTTCAGGCCGGGCTTCTGGTGGAACGGGATTTCCACGGCAATTTCCAGTTTTCCCAGGTCAGAACGGAAAAAATTATCATGGATATGGTCAAGGAATATTTAGGGGCGCTCAAAGAACAGGGCCGCTATAAAATCGGTATCAGCCAGTCCTATTACCAGTCTTTCATGCGGTCACGGAATCTGGATCCCGACCGGTATGCCCCGGCGTTGTTCAACGATCCAAATTCAGTCTATCTTCTGGTCAAACCGGGCATCATGTCATTGAAAACCCTGAAACAGGCCCTGGTCACTGCCGGACTTCTGGAACCGGATCAGGAGATTCCCGGTCCGGTCAAAGAAATTTTCCGGCGGTCGGAACCGGATTTCAAAATTCAGACCCATTTTTATGGATATGACGGCCGGGGTTGCGATCCCACCGCGTTTGATTGTCATTATACCTATAACCTGGGCATGACCGCGTTTCATTTGATGGCCCATGGGAAAACCGGCCAGATGGCAGCCATTAAAAATCTGGAACAGCCGTTTGAAAACTGGGAACCCATCGGCATTCCCATTGCCCGGCTGATGCATCTGGAAGAACGCAAAGGCCGGCTGGAACTGGTCATGGAAAAAAGTCTGGTGGATTTGTCATCCAATGCATTCCGGGTATTTAAAGGAATGCGTGAAAAATGGCTGGCAGCCAAACCGGGTGCGGATCATTTCCGGAAACCCGGGCCGGTGCGGTGTGACAGCCGGTCTGCGGAAGACCGGCCCATCACCCTGACATTGAATGCCATTGACATGCGCACAAAAAAAAGATCAAATGATCAAAATCCGTGA
- the ahbC gene encoding 12,18-didecarboxysiroheme deacetylase, translating to MIGISKLYCATVEPSDTLRYSRQSGSLPSHLLQFSIDKKPVVVWNMTQRCNLKCVHCYARSEDICYDNELNRDQALAMMDDLADFGVPVLLFSGGEPLVHPRLVEYAQYAVSKGMRAVISTNGTLITKEKAKILKDIGLSYVGISLDGLEPTHDMFRGVPGSFKRAMAAIEHCQAAGIKVGLRFTINKRNVQDIPGIFDLLEEKNIPRACFYHLVYSGRGSEIAKEDLTHEETRQVLDLIMDRTKDLHNRNKPKEILTVDNHADGPYLYQRLLKEDPKRAAEVLELLEMNEGNNSGRGIGCISWDGEVYPDQFWREKSLGNIKDRPFSQIWTDESNEFLMKMKEKKKHVKGRCATCRWLNICAGNFRARAESVANDPWDSDPACYLTDQEISKEK from the coding sequence ATGATTGGAATTTCAAAACTGTATTGTGCCACGGTGGAGCCCTCGGACACGCTGCGCTATTCGCGTCAGTCAGGATCGCTTCCTTCTCACCTGCTCCAGTTTTCCATTGACAAGAAACCCGTGGTGGTCTGGAACATGACCCAGCGGTGTAATTTGAAATGTGTACACTGTTACGCCCGGTCTGAAGACATTTGCTATGACAACGAACTGAACCGGGATCAAGCCCTTGCCATGATGGATGATCTGGCGGATTTCGGTGTGCCGGTACTGCTGTTTTCCGGCGGCGAGCCTCTGGTACACCCCCGGCTGGTGGAATATGCCCAATATGCCGTATCCAAGGGGATGCGGGCCGTGATTTCCACCAACGGCACCCTGATCACCAAAGAAAAAGCCAAAATACTCAAAGACATCGGCTTGTCCTATGTGGGCATCAGTCTGGACGGGCTGGAACCCACCCATGACATGTTCAGAGGCGTGCCCGGATCATTCAAACGGGCCATGGCCGCCATTGAACACTGCCAGGCAGCCGGCATCAAAGTCGGATTGCGGTTCACCATCAACAAGCGCAATGTCCAGGACATTCCCGGTATTTTCGATCTTCTGGAAGAAAAAAACATTCCCCGGGCCTGTTTCTATCACCTGGTGTATTCCGGCCGGGGATCTGAGATCGCCAAGGAAGACCTGACCCATGAGGAAACCCGGCAGGTGCTGGATCTGATCATGGACCGGACAAAAGACCTGCACAACCGGAACAAGCCCAAGGAGATTCTGACCGTGGACAACCATGCGGACGGGCCTTATCTTTACCAGCGGCTTTTAAAAGAAGACCCCAAACGGGCGGCCGAAGTGCTGGAGCTTTTGGAAATGAACGAAGGCAACAATTCAGGACGAGGCATCGGATGCATTTCCTGGGACGGAGAAGTGTATCCGGATCAGTTCTGGCGGGAAAAATCATTGGGCAATATCAAGGATCGCCCGTTTTCACAGATCTGGACAGATGAATCCAATGAATTTCTGATGAAAATGAAAGAAAAGAAAAAACATGTCAAAGGCCGGTGTGCCACCTGCCGGTGGCTGAATATCTGTGCCGGCAATTTCAGGGCCAGAGCCGAATCCGTGGCCAACGACCCCTGGGATTCAGATCCGGCGTGCTATCTGACGGACCAAGAAATTTCAAAGGAGAAATAA
- a CDS encoding LysE family translocator, with amino-acid sequence MFGIENYAGFLAAAIILNLTPGTDTLYILTRSIAQGSRAGLVSVAGIMSGCVVHVLATAFGLSLILSTSATAFFLVKWAGAIYLIFLGVKALTTRTPAFENQNRRFSHNDLITIYRQGMITNILNPKVALFFLSFLPQFINPDHASGPLPFLVLGGTFLVTGTLWCLMLTRAATRMTHMLRENTGIGIWMQKISGIVFIGFGVNLILNSR; translated from the coding sequence GTGTTTGGCATTGAAAATTATGCCGGGTTTCTGGCGGCCGCCATTATACTGAACCTGACCCCCGGGACCGACACCCTGTATATTCTGACCCGGAGCATTGCTCAAGGGTCCCGTGCCGGACTGGTGTCTGTGGCCGGGATCATGTCCGGGTGCGTGGTGCATGTGCTGGCCACTGCATTTGGCTTGTCTTTGATTTTGTCCACATCGGCCACGGCCTTTTTTCTGGTAAAATGGGCCGGTGCGATCTACCTGATTTTTCTGGGCGTCAAGGCCCTGACCACCCGGACACCGGCATTTGAAAACCAGAACCGCCGATTTTCACACAACGATTTGATCACCATTTACAGGCAGGGAATGATCACCAATATACTCAACCCCAAAGTGGCATTGTTTTTTCTGTCTTTTTTACCCCAGTTCATCAATCCGGACCATGCATCAGGCCCTTTGCCGTTTCTGGTTCTGGGCGGGACATTTCTTGTCACCGGTACGCTGTGGTGCCTGATGTTAACCCGGGCTGCCACCCGGATGACCCATATGCTTCGGGAAAATACCGGCATCGGCATCTGGATGCAGAAAATATCCGGCATCGTTTTTATCGGATTCGGCGTGAATCTGATCTTAAATTCCCGATAA
- the ahbD gene encoding heme b synthase, producing MTHPGTHHQPSFVHGGKTDHPAGAHTLRLVAWETTRRCNLSCKHCRAVAEDHPYENELTTRQAYTLLDQIREVGTPIIILTGGEPLLREDIFDIAAYGNRIGLRMVMAPNGTLLTPEIVEKLKQSGIQRISVSLDGASPQTHDDFRGLDHAFDDAIRGIKFAKAAGLEFQINTTITKTNLKEIPAILKLAEDLGAVAHHIFLLVPTGRGKYIVDSGIDAVEYEQTLNWFYDQRDKTPLQLKATCAPHYYRILRQRAHAEGKTVSFESHGLDAVTRGCLAGTGFCFISHVGRVQTCGFLDVTCGNIREASFKDVWENSRVFNELREFSNLTGKCGACEYKRVCGGCRARAYEATGSYLAEEPLCTYQPSKKA from the coding sequence ATGACCCATCCCGGAACCCATCACCAACCGTCTTTTGTCCATGGCGGCAAGACCGATCACCCTGCCGGCGCGCATACCCTGCGCCTGGTGGCATGGGAAACCACCCGGCGCTGCAATCTTTCCTGCAAGCACTGCCGGGCCGTGGCCGAAGATCACCCCTATGAAAACGAACTGACCACCCGGCAAGCGTATACCCTGCTGGATCAGATCCGGGAAGTGGGCACGCCCATCATTATTCTCACCGGCGGAGAGCCGCTGCTTCGAGAAGATATTTTCGACATTGCCGCCTATGGCAACCGTATCGGACTGCGCATGGTCATGGCCCCCAACGGTACATTGCTCACACCTGAAATTGTCGAAAAACTCAAGCAAAGCGGCATCCAGCGCATCAGCGTAAGTCTGGACGGAGCCTCCCCGCAAACCCATGATGATTTCAGGGGGTTGGATCACGCGTTTGATGATGCGATCCGGGGAATCAAGTTTGCCAAAGCCGCCGGCCTGGAGTTTCAGATCAACACCACCATTACCAAAACCAATCTGAAAGAAATCCCTGCCATTCTGAAGCTGGCCGAAGATCTGGGTGCTGTGGCCCACCATATTTTTCTGCTGGTGCCCACAGGCCGGGGAAAATATATCGTGGATTCAGGCATTGATGCCGTCGAATATGAGCAGACCCTGAACTGGTTCTATGACCAGCGGGATAAAACCCCGCTCCAGTTGAAAGCCACCTGTGCCCCCCATTATTACCGGATTCTGCGCCAGCGGGCGCACGCCGAAGGAAAAACCGTGTCTTTTGAAAGCCATGGTCTGGATGCGGTCACAAGGGGATGTCTGGCCGGCACGGGTTTCTGCTTTATTTCCCATGTGGGCCGGGTGCAGACCTGCGGATTTCTGGATGTGACCTGCGGCAATATCCGGGAAGCATCGTTTAAAGATGTCTGGGAAAACTCCCGGGTGTTCAATGAATTAAGAGAGTTTTCTAATTTGACGGGTAAATGCGGTGCATGTGAATACAAGCGGGTCTGCGGCGGTTGCCGTGCCCGGGCCTATGAAGCCACGGGCAGCTACCTGGCCGAAGAACCGTTGTGTACTTACCAGCCTTCAAAAAAAGCGTGA
- a CDS encoding aspartate/glutamate racemase family protein, which translates to MTVYRIHRKTQAWYGESIGILILDAAYPCVPGNVGNASTFPFPVRYERVTGASIDRLLNQQDPTLAEPFIQAAKNIQDQGVKAITGACGFMALFQREVTAAVEIPVFLSSLLQIPLIYQMTQKPIGIITANASSLKKAHFDAVNVTPDIPVIIAGMETQPEFSSAVLEEKGTLDSDKVQDEVVSTAKTMVNDHPDIGAVVLECSDLPPYAHAVQAAVQRPVFDFFTMIQYIHTSLVRTPFTGFM; encoded by the coding sequence ATGACAGTCTATCGCATCCATAGAAAAACCCAGGCCTGGTATGGAGAATCCATCGGCATCCTGATTCTGGATGCTGCCTATCCCTGCGTTCCCGGCAATGTGGGTAACGCCAGCACGTTTCCTTTTCCGGTCCGGTATGAAAGAGTGACCGGTGCTTCCATCGACCGGCTGCTCAACCAGCAGGATCCCACGTTGGCGGAACCGTTCATCCAGGCGGCAAAAAACATCCAGGACCAGGGTGTGAAGGCCATTACCGGCGCCTGCGGATTCATGGCTCTGTTTCAGCGGGAAGTGACCGCAGCCGTGGAAATCCCGGTCTTTTTATCCAGTCTTTTGCAGATTCCATTGATCTATCAGATGACCCAAAAACCCATCGGTATCATCACCGCCAATGCATCCAGTTTAAAAAAAGCCCATTTTGATGCAGTCAACGTGACCCCGGACATTCCGGTGATCATCGCAGGCATGGAAACCCAGCCGGAATTTTCCAGCGCCGTACTCGAAGAAAAAGGGACCCTGGATTCTGATAAAGTTCAGGATGAGGTGGTTTCCACAGCCAAAACAATGGTGAACGATCATCCGGACATCGGAGCCGTGGTGCTGGAATGCAGCGACCTGCCCCCTTATGCCCATGCGGTTCAGGCCGCGGTACAGCGTCCGGTGTTTGACTTTTTCACCATGATTCAGTATATCCACACTAGCTTGGTAAGAACCCCTTTTACCGGGTTTATGTAA
- the dctP gene encoding TRAP transporter substrate-binding protein DctP: MKKGRRLIQGLMVLTISAMLVTAAPIQAKAEKTFKWQPSSWLSSGISWDTINDISKKVTEKTNGRLTMTPSSPGAIVPVPEQLEAVSMGIMQATFIWPGYFPGQLPVAFMHGDCFAAPHSIAELRYLYEEYEDGKIMKILRDAYAEHGVYLVGNLYWTLDNLMISKVPINGVDDIKGKKFRSSELIALQLAELGAGTIWVPGDEIYTMLSTGAVDAITFSHAADMVAMGFHEVTKYWIKYPTAVGPAADALIVNMKEWEAMPQDLKTILASAVANGSYRNETEADKEIAKAWDFVEKQGIEIIEWSEEDAVKLAGTARKVVPEKYLKDESFNEIFKIVEKWAMEMGYWAE, from the coding sequence ATGAAAAAAGGACGAAGGCTCATTCAGGGACTGATGGTGCTGACAATCAGTGCGATGCTTGTGACAGCCGCACCGATCCAGGCCAAAGCGGAAAAGACATTTAAATGGCAGCCGTCATCCTGGCTGTCCTCGGGCATCAGCTGGGATACCATCAATGATATCTCCAAAAAAGTGACCGAAAAGACCAATGGACGTCTGACCATGACCCCCAGCTCTCCGGGCGCCATCGTACCGGTGCCGGAACAGCTGGAAGCCGTAAGCATGGGTATTATGCAAGCCACCTTTATCTGGCCGGGATATTTCCCCGGACAGCTGCCTGTGGCATTTATGCATGGGGATTGCTTTGCGGCCCCGCATTCCATTGCTGAACTGCGGTATCTGTATGAAGAATACGAAGACGGCAAGATCATGAAGATCCTGAGAGACGCTTATGCCGAACATGGGGTCTACCTGGTGGGCAACCTCTACTGGACCCTGGACAACCTGATGATCTCCAAAGTCCCCATCAACGGCGTGGATGACATCAAAGGCAAAAAGTTCCGTTCCTCCGAACTGATTGCTCTTCAGCTGGCCGAACTGGGCGCCGGCACCATCTGGGTTCCCGGAGATGAAATCTACACCATGCTGTCCACCGGTGCTGTGGATGCCATCACCTTTTCCCATGCTGCTGACATGGTGGCCATGGGGTTCCATGAAGTGACCAAATACTGGATTAAATACCCCACCGCTGTGGGACCGGCTGCAGATGCCCTGATCGTGAACATGAAAGAATGGGAAGCAATGCCCCAGGATCTGAAAACCATTCTGGCCAGTGCGGTTGCCAACGGCAGTTACAGAAACGAGACCGAAGCGGACAAAGAGATTGCCAAAGCCTGGGATTTTGTTGAAAAACAGGGCATTGAAATCATTGAATGGTCTGAAGAAGATGCGGTTAAACTGGCCGGCACCGCCCGGAAAGTGGTACCTGAAAAATACCTCAAAGACGAATCCTTTAACGAAATTTTCAAAATCGTTGAAAAATGGGCCATGGAAATGGGGTACTGGGCAGAATAG
- the ftsY gene encoding signal recognition particle-docking protein FtsY translates to MVFNFFKRKTRDKEQEKLKKQAQLKEQERLKEQERLKEEERRKENERVKEKLLSEEPDKKGIFSRLKSGLTKTREVLNTDINALFKSSRKIDDALFEELEEVLITADLGMDITMEMMDRIRKKAGRLSTADQLKAVLKQELIALFPGKEDPETAPALPRPHIIMVVGVNGTGKTTTLGKLATRFTRENKKVLIAAADTFRAAAIEQVGIWADRAGATIVRHKQGADPAAVAYDGVEAAMARGMDVLLIDTAGRLHTQKNLMEELKKIKRTVEKKMPGAPHEVLMVLDATTGQNAISQAKMFHEAVNLTQLALTKLDGTAKGGIVAAVAGTLHLPIRYIGVGESMDDLQEFDAVRFVNALFD, encoded by the coding sequence GTGGTATTCAATTTTTTCAAAAGAAAAACCAGAGATAAAGAGCAAGAAAAACTGAAAAAACAAGCACAGCTCAAAGAACAGGAGCGACTCAAAGAACAGGAACGGTTGAAGGAAGAAGAACGACGTAAGGAAAATGAACGGGTCAAAGAAAAACTACTGTCTGAAGAACCGGACAAAAAAGGAATATTCAGCCGCCTAAAATCCGGCCTGACCAAAACCCGGGAAGTCCTGAACACGGATATCAATGCCCTGTTCAAATCCAGCCGCAAAATTGACGACGCCCTTTTTGAGGAACTCGAAGAGGTGTTGATTACCGCAGATCTGGGCATGGACATCACCATGGAAATGATGGACCGGATCCGGAAAAAAGCCGGCCGCCTGTCCACGGCGGACCAGCTCAAAGCGGTACTTAAACAAGAACTCATTGCTCTGTTTCCCGGCAAAGAAGATCCTGAAACCGCCCCTGCCCTGCCCCGGCCCCATATCATCATGGTAGTGGGTGTCAACGGCACCGGCAAGACCACCACATTGGGCAAACTGGCCACCCGGTTCACCCGGGAAAATAAAAAAGTGCTCATTGCCGCTGCGGATACGTTCAGGGCTGCCGCCATCGAACAGGTGGGGATCTGGGCGGATCGGGCCGGTGCCACCATCGTACGCCATAAACAGGGCGCAGATCCGGCTGCCGTGGCCTATGACGGGGTGGAAGCCGCCATGGCCCGGGGCATGGATGTGCTGCTCATTGACACGGCCGGCCGGCTCCATACCCAGAAAAACCTGATGGAAGAGCTGAAAAAGATCAAACGCACGGTGGAAAAAAAAATGCCCGGTGCCCCCCATGAGGTGCTCATGGTGCTGGATGCCACCACCGGTCAGAACGCCATTTCCCAGGCAAAAATGTTCCATGAGGCCGTGAACCTGACCCAACTGGCGTTGACCAAACTGGACGGTACGGCCAAAGGCGGGATTGTGGCGGCCGTGGCCGGAACCCTGCACCTGCCGATCCGGTACATCGGTGTGGGAGAAAGCATGGATGATTTACAGGAGTTTGACGCAGTCCGGTTTGTCAATGCCCTGTTTGATTAA
- the hemB gene encoding porphobilinogen synthase translates to MLFPDYRPRRMRATPTLRRMIRETLLSRNDLIQPMFAIPGNKIKKPIESMPGHFQMSGDYVVEMAKQAKEAGIPAIILFGIPDKKDPLATRAYADDGIVQKTVAKIKDAVSDLTVITDVCLCGYTDHGHCGVVDNGIIDNDASLDLLAKVALSHAKAGADMVAPSDMMDGRVAEIRQTLDEDGYDHIPVMSYAVKYASAFYGPFRQAADSSPQFGDRKTYQMDPANAMEAIREATMDIEEGADIIMVKPALAYLDIILRLKQEIDLPIAAYNVSGEYSIMKAGEMMGWVDATALILETLTAIKRAGADMILTYSAIDVARALEAS, encoded by the coding sequence ATGCTGTTTCCCGATTACAGACCCCGGCGGATGCGGGCCACACCCACCCTCCGGCGCATGATCCGGGAGACGCTTCTCTCCCGGAACGATCTGATTCAACCGATGTTTGCCATCCCAGGCAACAAGATCAAAAAACCCATTGAATCCATGCCCGGTCATTTTCAGATGTCTGGTGATTATGTTGTCGAGATGGCAAAACAGGCCAAAGAGGCGGGCATTCCCGCCATCATTCTGTTCGGTATTCCGGACAAAAAAGACCCCTTGGCCACCCGAGCCTATGCAGATGACGGGATCGTCCAGAAAACCGTGGCCAAAATCAAAGATGCGGTATCGGATCTTACCGTGATCACGGATGTGTGTCTGTGCGGTTACACAGATCACGGCCATTGCGGGGTGGTGGATAACGGCATCATCGACAATGACGCATCTTTGGACCTGCTGGCAAAAGTGGCGCTGTCCCACGCCAAAGCCGGCGCCGACATGGTGGCCCCGTCCGACATGATGGACGGCCGGGTCGCAGAGATCCGCCAGACACTGGATGAAGACGGATATGATCACATACCGGTCATGTCCTATGCCGTGAAATATGCATCCGCGTTTTACGGGCCGTTTCGCCAGGCCGCCGACTCATCCCCGCAGTTCGGAGACCGGAAAACCTATCAGATGGATCCGGCCAATGCCATGGAAGCCATCAGGGAAGCCACCATGGATATTGAAGAAGGGGCGGACATCATCATGGTCAAACCGGCCCTGGCCTATCTGGACATTATTTTACGCCTGAAGCAGGAAATCGATCTGCCCATTGCCGCGTACAATGTATCCGGAGAATACAGCATCATGAAGGCGGGAGAAATGATGGGATGGGTGGATGCCACCGCATTGATTCTGGAAACTCTGACTGCGATCAAACGGGCCGGGGCGGATATGATCCTGACCTATTCCGCCATTGACGTGGCCCGCGCTCTGGAGGCATCATGA